A genomic stretch from Candidatus Gorgyraea atricola includes:
- a CDS encoding Gfo/Idh/MocA family oxidoreductase yields MKKLRVGVVGIGRLGSLHARIYSELKDVELVCLCDNDKDRAKSIAHALKKPWCSDYRELFKKNLDAVSIVTPTYLHYKIARSFLNRGIPVLIEKPITKTIKEAKELLKLAKKKRLIMQVGHVERFNSAIQAIEGLSSKPKFIEVHRLGPFSPRVKDVGVVLDLMIHDIDIVLGLIKSKIESIEAIGIKILTKHEDIANARLRFKNGTVCDLTASRVTSDSLRKIRIFQKDCYISLDYMNQEAVISKKIKNKISSKKIDIKKEQPLKKEISSFVDCVLNKKRPTVSGIEGYNALLVAHKILKKLKT; encoded by the coding sequence ATGAAAAAACTACGTGTTGGAGTGGTTGGAATAGGGCGATTAGGCTCTCTTCATGCCCGGATATACTCGGAATTAAAGGATGTAGAGCTCGTTTGTCTGTGCGACAATGACAAAGACAGGGCAAAATCCATTGCACATGCCTTAAAAAAACCTTGGTGCTCAGATTATAGGGAGCTTTTTAAGAAAAACCTGGACGCTGTAAGCATTGTCACGCCTACATACCTCCATTATAAAATCGCTCGGTCGTTTTTGAACCGCGGCATACCTGTACTTATAGAAAAACCTATCACAAAAACGATTAAAGAGGCCAAAGAGCTATTAAAACTCGCTAAGAAAAAACGCCTGATAATGCAGGTAGGTCATGTTGAGCGATTTAACTCTGCCATACAGGCGATAGAAGGGCTTTCCTCAAAACCAAAGTTTATAGAGGTGCACAGGCTCGGGCCTTTTAGTCCGCGCGTAAAAGACGTGGGCGTGGTACTTGATCTAATGATACATGACATCGATATAGTGTTAGGTCTCATAAAATCAAAGATCGAAAGCATCGAGGCAATAGGCATAAAAATCCTAACAAAACATGAGGATATTGCAAATGCCAGGCTCAGATTTAAAAACGGCACTGTATGCGACCTTACTGCAAGCCGCGTGACAAGTGACAGTCTGCGTAAGATTCGAATATTTCAAAAAGACTGTTATATCTCTTTAGACTACATGAACCAGGAAGCTGTGATCTCTAAAAAGATAAAAAATAAGATCTCCTCTAAAAAAATCGATATCAAAAAAGAACAGCCTTTGAAGAAAGAGATCTCATCCTTTGTGGACTGCGTGCTTAATAAAAAAAGGCCCACTGTCTCAGGGATCGAAGGATATAACGCTCTACTAGTGGCTCACAAAATCCTAAAAAAGCTAAAAACATGA
- a CDS encoding ABC transporter ATP-binding protein has protein sequence MREYLRFLKFLKPHLWIMAVALVCMIVSSGMGGVSLGMIIPLVDNILAGKTISMPGVQSPPEFIISLVDKINTIPKVALLNWLVLIIALIFLIKEIFLFLHTYLMSKLGQSVLRDVRLTVYKKLLSLSGDFYSSMQTGELVSRITFDVGIIVNSITEGLTDLLLQPIQLLIYLTMLIWIKIYFSIPVTLILVTIVVFPLVAYPVIKIGKKLRKISESTQESMADINSLLFETIYGIGIVKSFSAEKYQINKFASYSYRYYKMLLKSVKRMAIISPLGEFVGVACMAIVLYFGGKEVIAGRLSGGAFIAFLAALLSLIKPFKRLSRLYGVNLQALAAITRVFNVLDREPTIKDRPGAIKLVGFKGRIELKDVDFSYGDGPGVLKNINVSLTKGKILAIVGLSGAGKSTLVNLLPRFYDPNSGAVLIDGKDIRDFNIPSVREHIGIVSQETILFNDSIRNNIAFGKPDASMDDIIKAAKAANAHDFIEKTSDGYDTFIGDRGMRLSGGEKQRIAIARALFKDPPILILDEATSQLDTESERLVQEAIDRLMAHRTVFVIAHRLSTVEHADNIVVLEGGKIIEIGTHRQLLEISGTYKRLYELQFKSVR, from the coding sequence ATGAGAGAATACTTACGATTTCTAAAATTTCTGAAGCCGCATCTCTGGATTATGGCAGTCGCTTTAGTGTGCATGATTGTCTCATCTGGCATGGGAGGGGTGTCTCTGGGCATGATCATTCCGCTTGTTGACAATATCCTTGCTGGGAAGACGATATCTATGCCAGGCGTTCAGAGCCCGCCAGAATTTATCATCAGTCTTGTAGATAAGATCAATACTATACCAAAGGTTGCGCTTCTGAACTGGCTTGTATTGATCATAGCTTTAATATTTCTCATAAAAGAGATATTTTTATTTCTCCATACATATCTTATGAGTAAGCTTGGCCAGTCTGTGTTAAGGGATGTAAGATTGACAGTCTATAAAAAGCTTCTTAGTCTTTCAGGAGATTTTTATTCAAGTATGCAGACAGGCGAATTGGTCTCAAGGATCACTTTTGATGTAGGGATCATAGTGAATTCTATTACCGAGGGGCTCACAGATCTATTGCTCCAGCCAATACAGCTTTTGATATACCTTACCATGCTTATATGGATAAAGATATATTTTTCAATTCCAGTGACGCTGATCCTGGTCACCATAGTTGTATTCCCGCTTGTAGCATACCCTGTTATAAAGATAGGCAAAAAACTCAGAAAGATATCTGAGTCTACACAGGAGAGCATGGCGGATATAAACTCTTTATTATTTGAAACAATATACGGCATAGGCATTGTGAAATCATTTTCAGCAGAAAAATATCAGATAAATAAATTTGCCTCGTACAGTTACCGTTATTACAAAATGCTTCTCAAGTCTGTAAAGCGCATGGCTATCATAAGTCCCCTTGGCGAGTTCGTGGGTGTAGCGTGCATGGCCATTGTGCTGTATTTTGGCGGCAAAGAGGTGATAGCGGGCCGACTTTCAGGAGGCGCCTTTATAGCATTCTTAGCAGCGCTTCTTTCTCTTATAAAACCATTTAAGAGATTAAGCAGGCTTTATGGCGTAAATCTTCAGGCCCTTGCGGCAATAACAAGGGTGTTCAATGTACTCGACAGGGAGCCTACGATAAAAGACAGGCCTGGCGCTATTAAGCTAGTTGGATTTAAAGGTCGCATTGAATTAAAGGATGTAGATTTTTCGTATGGCGATGGCCCTGGGGTATTGAAAAACATTAATGTGAGTTTGACAAAGGGCAAGATCCTGGCAATAGTGGGACTGAGCGGCGCTGGAAAGAGCACATTAGTGAACTTACTACCCAGGTTTTATGATCCAAATAGCGGTGCAGTATTGATTGATGGCAAAGATATTAGGGACTTTAACATTCCATCTGTTCGTGAACACATAGGCATTGTGTCGCAAGAGACAATACTTTTTAATGACTCGATTCGAAATAACATTGCGTTCGGTAAGCCTGATGCAAGCATGGACGACATTATAAAGGCGGCAAAGGCAGCAAACGCCCATGATTTTATTGAAAAGACCTCAGATGGCTATGACACCTTTATAGGCGACAGGGGCATGAGGCTTTCAGGAGGCGAAAAGCAGCGTATTGCGATCGCAAGAGCACTTTTTAAGGACCCGCCTATACTTATACTTGATGAGGCAACGAGCCAGCTTGATACTGAGTCAGAGAGACTTGTCCAGGAGGCAATAGATCGGCTCATGGCGCACAGGACAGTGTTTGTAATTGCGCATAGACTCTCTACTGTTGAACATGCGGATAATATAGTGGTGCTTGAAGGCGGCAAGATCATAGAGATAGGCACACACAGGCAATTATTAGAGATCTCAGGCACGTATAAGCGGCTGTATGAGCTGCAGTTTAAATCCGTCCGATAG
- the rpsB gene encoding 30S ribosomal protein S2 has protein sequence MDTELIKKLLEAGSHFGHNRSRWNPRMKKFIFGERSRIHIIDLEKTVEFINKAREFLKEVAAKGEKILFVGTKKQAQDVITEAAQRSGMYFVKNRWLGGTLTNFKTIRNSINRLKDIETMEKDGTFEAITKKERAILTKEMEKLRKNLQGIVEMKKMPGAMFIVDSKKEDIAVKEAKKLGIPIAAIIDTNADPDFIDYPIPANDDAMRSIKLITDMITDGIMEGQGQFDQSEVDKKAVQKEQESGDKSELIEKPSELAETIEEEKLKDKEKEEKKTKPVVKKKPYRPSRPKNR, from the coding sequence GTGGACACAGAATTAATCAAGAAACTTTTGGAAGCAGGTTCCCATTTTGGCCATAACAGGAGCCGCTGGAACCCAAGAATGAAGAAGTTTATCTTTGGGGAGCGTTCAAGGATCCATATAATAGATCTTGAAAAGACAGTAGAGTTTATCAATAAGGCCAGGGAGTTTTTAAAAGAGGTAGCTGCCAAGGGAGAGAAGATCCTTTTTGTCGGTACCAAGAAACAAGCCCAGGACGTCATAACTGAAGCTGCTCAGCGTTCAGGCATGTATTTTGTCAAGAATAGATGGCTGGGTGGCACACTCACTAATTTTAAGACGATTCGCAACAGCATAAACCGCCTAAAGGACATCGAGACAATGGAAAAAGATGGAACGTTCGAAGCCATTACAAAGAAAGAGCGGGCTATTCTTACAAAGGAGATGGAGAAATTAAGAAAAAATCTCCAGGGCATAGTCGAGATGAAAAAGATGCCAGGTGCCATGTTTATCGTGGATTCCAAGAAGGAAGACATAGCTGTAAAAGAGGCCAAGAAGCTCGGGATCCCTATAGCGGCTATAATAGATACAAATGCAGATCCTGATTTTATTGATTATCCTATACCAGCTAATGACGATGCCATGCGTTCCATAAAGCTTATAACAGATATGATCACAGATGGTATTATGGAGGGTCAGGGCCAGTTTGATCAATCAGAGGTCGATAAGAAGGCTGTGCAAAAAGAACAGGAGTCGGGGGATAAAAGCGAGCTTATTGAAAAGCCTTCGGAGCTTGCAGAGACAATAGAGGAAGAAAAACTGAAGGACAAGGAAAAGGAAGAGAAAAAGACAAAACCAGTTGTTAAAAAGAAACCATATAGACCAAGCAGACCAAAAAACAGATGA